In one Euleptes europaea isolate rEulEur1 chromosome 12, rEulEur1.hap1, whole genome shotgun sequence genomic region, the following are encoded:
- the TMEM50B gene encoding transmembrane protein 50B → MAGFLDNFRWPECECIDWSERRNTVASVVAGILFFTGWWIMIDAAVVYHKPEEMNHAFHTCGVFSTLAFFMINAVSNAQVRGDSYSDGCLGRTGARVWLFIGFMLMFGSLIASMWILFGAYVTRNLNVYPGLAVFFQNALIFFSTLIYKFGRTEELWG, encoded by the exons ATGGCAGGCTTCCTAGACAATTTCAGATGGCCTGAATGTGAGTGTATTGATTGGAGTGAACGAAGGAATACAGTTGCTTCTGTGGTAGCTGGAATTCTG TTTTTTACAGGTTGGTGGATAATGATAGATGCAGCTGTAGTTTATCATAAGCCAGAAGAGATGAACCATGCGTTCCATACTTGTGGGGTGTTTTCCACGTTAGCTTTTTTCAT GATAAATGCTGTATCAAATGCTCAAGTGAGAGGCGATAGTTACAGTGATGGATGTTTAGGAAGAACAG GTGCTCGTGTTTGGCTCTTCATTGGCTTTATGTTGATGTTTGGCTCACTTATTGCTTCCATGTGGATCCTTTTTGGAGCATATGTTACCCGAA ATCTTAATGTCTATCCAGGATTAGCAGTGTTTTTCCAAAATGCGTTGATATTTTTTAG TACTCTAATCTACAAATTTGGAAGAACAGAGGAATTGTGGGGCTAA
- the IFNGR2 gene encoding interferon gamma receptor 2, translating to MLGLGLPLLLFLSRGLLETAAAESSFLLPAPQNVSIVSYNFQSTLKWSPVVGINNSAVSYRVDYQPTSFDFWIEVNSKNITKSEYDFTNDIKEHVKVTFRVRTEQGELKSDWVKTSPFRAGDQTILGPPREIDATVKANSILVSYKAPFDNNSTFFAFLYSISYWEKLTNKDPPPLDKMAVVNTRNTKYKLANLMEMTEYCFHILAMLPEKGLQERRLSDTYCRKTSITETTKILWITLPIISVVVLLVIIFFCLTIMQKHQNIIKSLWRPPLTIPSHYEEDLQNPHMNVVQEFKNCAGEDHWDSVSVISSVEQNSTMTNSTDCNNQEVHLLETDHFAQIQ from the exons ATGCTGGGCCTGGGCCTCCCGCTGCTGCTCTTCCTGTCGAGGGGGCTGCTCGAGACGGCCGCGGCAG AATCTTCTTTCCTTTTACCAGCACCACAGAATGTGTCAATTGTCTCATACAATTTTCAGAGTACATTAAAATGGTCTCCGGTTGTGGGGATCAATAACAGTGCAGTGTCATACAGAGTTGACTATCAACC AACATCATTTGACTTCTGGATAGAAGTAAACTCCAAAAATATTACGAAGTCTGAATATGATTTCACAAATGATATCAAAGAACATGTTAAAGTAACTTTCCGTGTTAGGACTGAACAAGGAGAATTAAAATCTGACTGGGTAAAAACCTCTCCCTTTCGAGCAGGAGATCAAA ctaTTTTAGGACCTCCAAGAGAAATAGATGCAACAGTGAAAGCGAATTCCATTCTTGTTAGCTATAAGGCTCCCTTTGATAATAACTCAACATTCTTTGCTTTTCTATATTCGATTTCTTACTGGGAGAAGTTAACAAATAAGGACCCGCCTCCACTTGACAAAATG GCGGTAGTGAATACgagaaatacaaaatacaaacttGCGAATCTGATGGAAATGACAGAGTATTGCTTTCATATACTAGCAATGCTTCCTGAAAAAGGTCTGCAGGAGCGACGTTTAAGTGACACTTACTGCAGAAAAACGTCTATCACTG AGACAACAAAGATTTTATGGATCACATTGCCAATCATATCTGTAGTTGTTTTACTTGTTATAATATTTTTCTGCTTGACGATTATGCAGAAGCATCAAAATATAATTAAATCTCTTTGGCGACCTCCTCTTACAATACCGTCGCATTATGAAGAG GACTTACAAAATCCTCATATGAATGTGGTTCAAGAATTTAAGAACTGTGCAGGAGAAGATCATTGGGACTCTGTGTCAGTTATTTCCAGTGTGGAACAAAACTCAACTATGACAAACAGCACTGACTGCAATAATCAGGAAGTTCACTTGCTAGAAACAGATCATTTTGCTCAGATTCAATGA